TTGCGACGCTCCGCAGTGCAAAGCCCTCGAAGCCTCCGAATGCAGAAACGCCACGTGTCTCTACGAGGTTTCTTACGGCGATGGTTCTTACACCGCCGGCGATTTCGCCACCGAGACGTTCACCATTGGCTCAGCCTCCGTCGATAACGTCGCCGTCGGGTGCGGGCACAGCAACCAAGGGCTGTTCGTCGGCGCCGCCGGTTTACTCGGACTCGGCGGAGGTTTGCTCGCTCTCCCGTCGCAGCTCAACACGACGTCGTTCTCTTACTGCCTCGTGGACCGCGACTCGGACTCGTCTTCCACCGTCGAGTTCGGGTCCGATATCCCTAGCGACGCCGTCGTGGCTCCGTTGATGCGCAACCACCAGCTCGACACGTTTTACTACCTTGGACTCGCCGGAATAAGCGTCGGCGGCGAGATGCTTGAGATTCCGGCGTCTTCTTTCGAGATGGACGAGTCGGGAGGCGGAGGGGTGATTATTGACTCGGGAACCGCCGTGACTCGGCTCCAGACCGGAGTCTACGACTCGCTCAGAGACGCGTTTGTGAAAGGGACGACGGATTTGGAGAGAGCAGCCGGAGTTGCGATGTTCGACACGTGTTATGATCTGTCGGGTAAGACGACTATTGAAGTGCCGTCGGTGGCTTTTCATTTCCCCGGCGGGAACATGTTGGCTTTGCCGGCGAAGAATTATATGATACCGGTTGACACGGTGGGGACTTTCTGTTTAGCGTTTGCACCGACGGCGAGTTCGCTTGCGATCATCGGTAACGTGCAGCAGCAAGGGACACGTGTCGGTTTTGATCTGGCTAATTCCCTTATTGGATTCTCGGCGAATAAATGCTAAGCATTTAATATCTGAATGAAAGAAAATAAGGCGAATTcccttatttttgtttttgctaatttgaaaaatattaatagaATTCTTCAACAATTATGAAGTCTCTAATTACGCATTATgtagttatttatttatgttgttAAGTAATTATATACTATAGTTCCCCGAATCACGACGAAGCAATGACCATTAATTCGTATTGATTCGATTACGTATATGATTATCTGTTGATGCTGTTTTCCAGCATTATCTAAACTAAAGATGCTCACGTGTTTAACACTTGTAGAATATACACGATACTAATTTTGAAAACTAAGAAAAAACCTGGGATAATTGGAGATGAGGTTATggaattaattatatgattaattagatattagaaaaagaagagaacatGGGACATTGAGAGGTGGCGAAGACATGATGCCACACCACTTGCCATCACAACAAATGAAGTGGCAACCATTCGCGTCAATCATTTTGTCACTAAACAACCTTTTCTGCTTTTTCATGTCAACCTTTTACTTTTCGCCTTTGTTCATCTAAAACAAACACTCTTTTACTGTCACAGTTGCATGCTTGACACATTAAACTTACTTCATTTAAGCAAAAGAAAACAAGCAAATAAACCTGACACTTATTTTCACCAACATGGGAAAACATTTCTTGGTACTGAAATAATTAGGTGTACGTTTCAgtatatgattttgtttttttgtttgacttaTCCTTTCTAAATATctgtatatttatgttttatatcaAATGTAGGCTATACATTACCTAAAGTATACTAAACATACACCACATTAACTTTGAAGCGATTGGCTAGGTctgtgaaaatataatttactccccttcatttaaatttgtaaatgaCTACATTATGAATGATACACACAAATGACTACATTATGATACACACAATAATGAATGTTTGGGATTAAATCAGTATGGCCTAATGGCATCTTTAACTCCACTCTATTTTCCACTTTAGAAGAAAAATACGCAAATGGTATTCTATTTTTcgttctataatagagtaaaaaatatgtttgctttatatatagagtaacttatttttttttttgttcatcactctatttttcactctaaaatagagtaccattggagcaacATTCAACTCTATTATATATagagttattatattttaaaagaaaatatagagTAAACCATCGGAGATGGTCTAACtacatttcaaaatttaacCAACAAAATCAATTCAATAAAACCCAAATTAAGTTCAAAGTTAAATATTGAAAGAAACtcacttaaattttaaaatgatcatttaaaGAAGTCTATAAGTTgtgtaagtaaaaaaaaaagatcatttgAAGAAAACTATAGCGTACATGCGTAGTTTAATTTTCTTGGTTTTCTGACATTACGTAATCGTAAACTTAAGTCATAATTTATTAActgattattatttatattagtaagtacttaaatataaaaagaaaaaatcatttaCAGTTGTAATCTAGAAACAGAAATAAAGCaattaacaaaagaagaaaagaaaacatttttgaGAAAGGAAATAAAAGCGAATAAGTTACGGAGAATCCGAAAACGACCACTCGGGAAACTGTTTACGCTTCTTAACcaataaaaggaaacaaagacGAAGAAGTAGAAGTAGAAGAACcgctgtttctctctctctctctctctttctgtcTGAATTCAATCACTCGCTGACAAAAACTTCATTTTCTCGCCGGAAACGTTCTCTTCACTCCGATCATATACTAATTGACCATTTTCTCAATCCTTTacttttctctttctttgacTATTCtcccttcctctctctctctcatattATTCAAAGATGCTCCCATGAAACTTTATTCCAGTCAgtgaatcttcttcttctcctactTCTTCGTCATGAGTGACTCCACCAACAGCGCCTCTCCTTCCTCCGATTACGCCTCCATCTCCTCCGGCGACCAggttctcctttttttttttaaatcataactCGATCTGGGTTTTATTCACTCTTCAAACAATAAACGAAGCAGTTGTCTATGATTTGAAGAATCGGGTTTTGCTTTCTACACTACTTCATTGCATAAAGTCTTTGTCTTTTTCGAGTTAGATCTTGCCTGAACTCATTTACGGATTATACACATTTTAAGACCAATTACTTAGCTTTTGTTGTGTCTTAAAATCACGGGTCAGTTGCAAAATCacttcttttttataaaaagaagtCTCTTTTCCGTGAGTCTGACCACTACAGTGTTTGCATTGTACTGCTAAAGAAGATTCATTATCGTTGCTTAGACCACATGTGAATCAAATCAATGTTTCTTTATTGTTcattttgatgattttgtaGTCTCTCCAGAGGAGTCGAAGGAGTGGAGATGGAGGAACCCGAGCCATTGTCCGCGAGTCACGTCACTGGCACGACATCTTCTGGTCAGCCATATTCGTGATCCACCTCATATGCTTAGGATTCGTCCTCGCGGTTCTCGGACTCAACAGGTTTAGAATATCAGACAGGTTAAACATCGATAGGTACACTCAAGGCTTCTTGGAGAATCACAAAGGCCTCACCGAGGACTACTGGCCTCTCTACGCCGTCGCCGGCGGCATCGGAGTCTTCATCAGCTGGGTCTGGTCCTTGCTTCTCGGCTCTTACGCCAACGAGATGATGAAAGTCTCGGTTCACATCTTGACCACCTACTTGGCTGTGGTCAGCGTGCTGTGTTTCTGGTGTAGACAGTTCTTTTGGGGCGGGGCGTTCGCTATCGGAGCTCTCTTGCAGTTTCTTTATGTTGTTTCGGTTATAGACAGGCTTCCCTTTACGATGTTGGTTCTGAGGAAAGCGCTGAAGCTAGTTTGGGGGCTTCCTAAGGTTATTATGGTGGCGCATGCTTTCACGGTCTTCATGCTTTTGTGGATGTCTCTTTGGTCTTTTGGAGCGTCTGGTGTTGTGGCGTCGAGCATGGGGGATGAAGGACGATGGTGGCTTCTTGTGGTGAGCTGGCAAGTTTTGCATTTTACATTACGTGTTGGTTTCTGTGTTCTGCTTAGTAGTGTCTGAAAGTAAAACATGTCTATATGCAGGTTCTCTCGGTTAGCTTGTTCTGGACAGGCGCTGTGCTGTGTAACACTGTCCATGTGATAGTTTCTGGGATGGTGTTTCATGTTCTCTTCCAATGTGGTCAAGAAGAGTCGTCGTCCTTGCCTCCTAGTACTTTGGTTGAGTCACTTAGGTACGCTGTGACAACGTCTTTTGGGAGCATATGTTATGGTTCTCTCTTCACTGCTGCTATTAGAACACTTCGCTGGGAGGTAGGCTTCAGATTCTTTTTATTACCATTTGAAAACGTTATTGTTCTTTCTAGTTACTGATACAACTTGTGTTTGGCAGATAAGGGGAGTCCGGTCCAAGATTTGTGGAAACGAATGTCTGCTTTGCTGTGTTGATTTCTTGTTTCATCTAGTTGAAACTCTAGTTCGGTTTTTCAACAAGTATGCCTATGTGCAGGTAAGCTAATCATGTCACCCTTATGAGCCAAATGgagaatcaaaataataaaagaatttTGGTTGATTTTTTATAGATTGCAGTGTATGGAAAAGGATTCAACAGATCAGCAAGAGATGCATGGGAGCTCTTTCAATCAACAGGTGTAGAGGCACTTGTTGCATATGACTGTTCAGGTGCTGTGCTTTTGATGGGAACCATCTTTGGAGGACTAATCACAGGCTCTTGCATTGGTATATGGGCTTGGATCAAATACAGTGACAGAGTTATCATGGTTGGATCTACAGCTATGTTGATGGGAATGGTCCTTGTAAGTTTTTCCTCTTTTTTGTGCATTCTTCTAACATGAAACCAAATTGTTCAATATGTTTATTTGGTACAATGTGTTTTCTCTTTCAGGTGGGTCTAGGAATGGTTGTAGTGGAGAGCGCGGTGACATCGATATACATATGTTTTGCTGAAGATCCTTTATTGATTCAGAGATGGGATGCTGATTTCTTCACTGAGATGTCTGAGATGCTACACCGTCGTCTTCAGCATCGTAGCGCTAGAGCTCGTGAAGTTTTGACGACCGCTTGATCAGCCTATGTCTCTCTGCTGACAAGTTACATAGCTGTAGATTATTATATGCATTTAGTGGTGTTTAAGTCGGGATAAATCTATTTTGTCAAATGATTAATGCTTTTCCTTTTGTCAAAATCATAATAGAAGTTGTGGACGATTTGTTTGATCAAAATGTATCAAATCTAATCTACTCAAGaagtgaaaagaaaaaaactgaacTAGCCACCACAAGACTAAACAGCCACAAGCATTCGACTCCAACAATGTACTTTTTCTAAATCATTGGAGTTGAAATTTTGAATGTGACTCTGGTTATCATCACGACATTGTCAACTTGACCCATAAATCTTGTATGTAATAACGATGAATTGTCCAACATTTTTAGTGAATTGTGCAACAACATAGTTACTACTCTTTTTCTTGCGCAATTCCTTGATTTACTACTATATGGTCTCTCGGCTaaccataaaatatataataagcaataAATTGGGAAGACTGTTCTTGCATAAAACTGATAGccaattttgtttaatttctaTCTGGCTATTGATAAAAGTATCGATGCTTAAGATGTTTAGAATCTTCTTTCTTATTACCGGTTCAACTTTATCATTCATAACGTTGATTTTTCATTTTCCAATTGTTCAAATATATAGTTTCTAACCAAGCTTGTGTCTATTCTTAGTGCATTTTCTCTCTCGTTAGGAGGTCATCAAATAGGCTTTATTCATacgtttattttttatttttattttcaacctTCAGGATgcagaaaaataattaataaataaagcTTTTAAagccaataaataaataattaaacttaaaacacGCACTCATCTTTCTAAAAATGTCGCAGATTCCAGGAAAAAAGAAACTGAAACCAGTTGAAATCAACGTATGAAAACATTGTTCTCTGAGATTTAGAAAACGTTGTTCTCTGGGATTTAGAAAACGTATGATTATAGATAAATGATGCAGCTATAGACATAACAGATGCATAGACAATAAGATTATGAGCTTGCATATCCAAATTTAGAAGACAAACTTCATACACATGATCTTATATACAAAATTGTGTCATTATATTGTGTTAACAATACCGAACTTTTTATCATTGATGAAATGCATCATTGATGAAATGCCAATTCTTcgtaaaatcaataaaattgtGGATTGGCATATATTGCTCATAAAAAGATTTGGTAAAGGAcagatttaaatttaaaaaatatcttattatatacaaaatctaAATCCGTGTTGATTTAGTTATGTAATGCtactaatataaaaatgttaaattttttcaATCAGATAATCATACTAAGATTTGGTAATCTAGTAAGTATTGTTTCATGTAGCAACAAGGAAGATTATGAATTCATCAGCGAATGGGGAAATTGGTGTGAAATGCTAgtacatatattttttgtatgtgGAAATCAGATATGCCTCACATGTTGTAACATCCACGGTGGTAGTGAGTTGTATTTGATAATTTCattatttaacatatttttttttcttttggcgCATGACAACTATTGTAAGGATCTGAAACGAATTGAAGAATTGAgccagaaaaataaatattgattcaAGCAATTATAGAGCCCAAATGTTTTGTGGCATGAATTCATGATATCAATATGGTTTAATCAACTATTGGTTcaatcaatttaaatttatttctggTTTAGTTATCTTTATTGTAGACTATCTGTAAGGCTTTTAGCTATTTGGGAATGTATCAATCAAAAACACAATATTATCTTCTTCCTCAAGTTTTCTTCTCTCAATCATCACACATCATCATCTTCCATCAGCACCATCAAATCTCAGTCTTTCGAAATGATCTATTACTTTAGGATATGGATATATCATGCAACTAAGGTTGTTAAAAGCAGAATAACCCATCTTGGTAAATCTATTTTATCCAATGATTCACGCTTCCTTTTGCTAAATCATGAACATAAGTTGTGGACAAGTCGTTTGATCCAACTGTATCAAATCTAATCTATTGATTTTGCCTTTTAGTAAAAAACAAATTAGTGGAAGAGTAGAAAGTTTGGAGTATCATGTAAGTGGAGAAAAAAAAGTAGAACTGGACAGAAGACCAATCAGCCATAAACTATTGAAGTTGAATTTAATTGTGTTGAAGGAAACTCTTAACGTAACCACCACAATATTTTCAACAGATTGTGATTCAGGGACTGATCTTATACAGATCAAACGCGGAAAGTAGTAGTGTGTGTTCTTCAGCCCTCTGCACTCCAACAATATCAAGTAGACATCAAAAGTGGTGGAAATATTTAGATGCAAGATGAACTAGGTGTAGTAATCATCTAAATACAACAGACTGGTATTTTAAGTTGAGGTCTTTAACTTGTAATTCTAGTTTCAATGTCTTTTGGCAATGGTGAAGATGGAAATATTGTAAACACCGCTTTGAACACAATATGATGTaacaaatgaaataaaaatttactaaaatataacaaatgcagTTCATAAGCATCAACCAAAATGGCGTTTCAAACTAACAATCAAAGAAGAGAACACATATAATGAGAAACTTGACGAAGAATATTCAGGATTGAAGATTATATATCGgtaaaaacatttgaaaaattcAGGATTGCGCTACTGCGGCAGAATCAATGGAACGAAGCGCTTGGTTTGCAAAGTAGCGAACATCAACATCAGGGTCCTCGCTCAGGTCCACCAAACACTGACGGATTGTTTTGTCCACCACCTGCAAAAAATTTCCAACACAGCAAAAAtaacatattcaagttcaacaATCTCCATAATGTTTAGGATATAATTGAGTTATGTTTAGTCTCTCATCTTACGGATTGGTCGACTATGGGGATGAGGGATTGCAGAAGTTTAGCAACATTGAACTTGATGTTTGGAACTCTGCACAGATTAGATATGTTGCAACAACACGTTAGTACACTATGATGTTCTCTTTAAGGAGTTTGCCTAAAAGTCTATCTCTATCGCTCTTACCTGTCTTTGGCTGCCTCAACCACCACAGAAAGAAACTTAGAGCAAGTGATTTCTGATCCCATCACAGGAGCCATGAGAGATATTGCACGTAGAGCCATCATCCTGTGTAGGTAGTGCGGATTGTTGACCATGTCCAACACCTGTTTACATGAAACACGTCAGTACGGAGGGCTGACTTAGCGATTATCAGAGTCATAGAGAAAGAATACAACCTGGGGAACTATGTGCTGCATTGCCCATTCAGAACCAAACTCCTCTGCAAGGCGCTTAAGGTTGTTTGCTGCAGCTTCACGGATAGAGTAGACCtgaagaagtagagaagaacaaCGTCAATACCCAGAGTACACAAATGGATGAGAATTTATGCTATAATCAAGGATCCCAAAATAGAGTATTCAAGATAAACCTTGTCTTGCATCCACTGCATGCAAAGGGCTCCGAGCTTGTCATCGAAAAATCCTATACCTAACTGGCTAGCCAACAGAGGAACATATTCAATTATAGCAAGCCTGACTCTCCAGTGCCGATCCTCAGCAAGCTCTACGATCGCCGGTAACAAGGATTCTGATAGCAGATCAATTCCAATAACCTGACGTAAAAGATATTCAGTTACCAGTTGAACACAAAGAAGCAATATAATTATAGAAGAGGGATATGTAGCAAACCTGGTTGACTTGGTCTAGTTTGTTTATGATGTTGAGGTGTACATCAGGAAATTCATCTTTCaaaagggaaagaaaaattgataGCAGATTCTCAATGGTTGAGTCCTATATTGAAGATTTTAGTATGTTAATAACTATTGATAAGGTCTAACCGGGTGATAACACATGGTTTAGTTGATGAAAACCATAAGAGCAGATTAAACCACAGAAAGTAGTCACAAAATGGAAAAAATGTTGGCTATCATTAGTCATAAACCTTCCCAAGGATAGGAGCCATCCCCATTATTACTGAAGCTAGAGCAGAGCAGACATGTTGAGAAGAATCAGTTGATAATTCCTGCAGGCATGAGTTCAGATCAGAATATTACGAGACATGAGGCATCAAACAACCCGCTTGTATGAAATTCATCAGCATAGAGAATGTACCTTTACACAAGAAAGGATGTGCTGAATGGCAAGCTCTAGATTCAAAAGCTGGCTGAACTTGGTCACTTTCCCTGCCGCTGCTATTCGCACTTCAGCCTCATTGTCCCGTAGCAATCTCTCATATGCAGGAACCAAATCCGTCCTACAGATATAGCAGCATAAACCTCGTGTCAAAAATAATAAGGACACGTGTACAAACATAAAGCTATCAGAGCAGTGTAGCAAGGCACATACTTCGTGCAATCAGGACCCACTGCCTCACAAAGTTCGTATAGCTGATTAGCAACCATGTAGCGCACCCTCCAAGACTTATCCTGCACTCAGAAAACAAACCACATAGCATCAAAAACAATCAGGACTACAAACTTTCACCCATGAAATATAAGAACGCTATAGCagagatttaaaaatatgatatcaacagaAAAAGCCACAAATGCAAAACCAAAGCTCAATTCACCTGAGAGAAGTTAACAATAACAAGCAAAATGCGTGCAACACAATCCTGAGGCTCCAACAACTTTCCAAGAGCTGCACAACCTTCCACAGCCAGCAGTCTAACAGAATCTTGATCTGAATTGAAGgttaatttttaaacaatattagcacgggataagaaaaaaaaatcatttctaaAGAGGTACATATCCACAATAAAAGCTTTCTTTATCAACTACAGCTTATTAGTTTCAAATGTTATCTATTTACCACATTAAGTGATGAGCATTGTAACTAAgaagtatatataattcaagCGTGTGTAAGTACCATCTTTAGTAAGACCATCGAACATAGTCATGATCTCAACATTCAAAAAGGCAGACTCCAGAGTAGTAGCAAATTTCCCAAGGTTAGATGCATCAGCTCTTCGCATCATAGGCATATCATCTTGGCATAGCTGGCTATAACTAGACCGCAACTCAGTCTTCAGCACATCAGTACAACCTTGGTACGCAACATGAAATTAACCACATGCGGAAACTCTCGCTGCAAACCATTCCCCAGCCGCAAGCCTCTACATAGATTAAACAACATAACAAAACAATACAATTAACCCTTGACTCAAAAAAACTTGAGAAGTATAAATGCAGTACCTTGAGAAGAGGGACAAAGGAGTTGACAAGGTCACTCTCCTTCATCTGAGAACCAATCTTACAAAGC
The window above is part of the Brassica napus cultivar Da-Ae chromosome C3, Da-Ae, whole genome shotgun sequence genome. Proteins encoded here:
- the LOC106361926 gene encoding protein ASPARTIC PROTEASE IN GUARD CELL 1; this translates as MCSHRCFLLLIFFLASHSSVISRILPKISVTTTTTLDVTDSIRKTKDASSFRLNQQEEHSQYPTSSSFSLQLHSRASVRGTEHPDYNSLTLARLHRDSARVKSLTARLNLAINNITRADLKHTMYTTEQEEIEAPLISGTTQGSGEYFTRVGIGSPAREVYMVLDTGSDVNWLQCAPCAQCYHQTEPIFEPTSSSSYATLSCDAPQCKALEASECRNATCLYEVSYGDGSYTAGDFATETFTIGSASVDNVAVGCGHSNQGLFVGAAGLLGLGGGLLALPSQLNTTSFSYCLVDRDSDSSSTVEFGSDIPSDAVVAPLMRNHQLDTFYYLGLAGISVGGEMLEIPASSFEMDESGGGGVIIDSGTAVTRLQTGVYDSLRDAFVKGTTDLERAAGVAMFDTCYDLSGKTTIEVPSVAFHFPGGNMLALPAKNYMIPVDTVGTFCLAFAPTASSLAIIGNVQQQGTRVGFDLANSLIGFSANKC
- the LOC106361927 gene encoding CTL-like protein DDB_G0274487 isoform X2, which encodes MEEPEPLSASHVTGTTSSDRLNIDRYTQGFLENHKGLTEDYWPLYAVAGGIGVFISWVWSLLLGSYANEMMKVSVHILTTYLAVVSVLCFWCRQFFWGGAFAIGALLQFLYVVSVIDRLPFTMLVLRKALKLVWGLPKVIMVAHAFTVFMLLWMSLWSFGASGVVASSMGDEGRWWLLVVLSVSLFWTGAVLCNTVHVIVSGMVFHVLFQCGQEESSSLPPSTLVESLRYAVTTSFGSICYGSLFTAAIRTLRWEIRGVRSKICGNECLLCCVDFLFHLVETLVRFFNKYAYVQIAVYGKGFNRSARDAWELFQSTGVEALVAYDCSGAVLLMGTIFGGLITGSCIGIWAWIKYSDRVIMVGSTAMLMGMVLVGLGMVVVESAVTSIYICFAEDPLLIQRWDADFFTEMSEMLHRRLQHRSARAREVLTTA
- the LOC106361927 gene encoding CTL-like protein DDB_G0274487 isoform X1, with the translated sequence MSDSTNSASPSSDYASISSGDQSLQRSRRSGDGGTRAIVRESRHWHDIFWSAIFVIHLICLGFVLAVLGLNRFRISDRLNIDRYTQGFLENHKGLTEDYWPLYAVAGGIGVFISWVWSLLLGSYANEMMKVSVHILTTYLAVVSVLCFWCRQFFWGGAFAIGALLQFLYVVSVIDRLPFTMLVLRKALKLVWGLPKVIMVAHAFTVFMLLWMSLWSFGASGVVASSMGDEGRWWLLVVLSVSLFWTGAVLCNTVHVIVSGMVFHVLFQCGQEESSSLPPSTLVESLRYAVTTSFGSICYGSLFTAAIRTLRWEIRGVRSKICGNECLLCCVDFLFHLVETLVRFFNKYAYVQIAVYGKGFNRSARDAWELFQSTGVEALVAYDCSGAVLLMGTIFGGLITGSCIGIWAWIKYSDRVIMVGSTAMLMGMVLVGLGMVVVESAVTSIYICFAEDPLLIQRWDADFFTEMSEMLHRRLQHRSARAREVLTTA